The following proteins come from a genomic window of Sorghum bicolor cultivar BTx623 chromosome 3, Sorghum_bicolor_NCBIv3, whole genome shotgun sequence:
- the LOC110433730 gene encoding uncharacterized protein LOC110433730: MIDQCILGWLYNSISKDVRAIVRTEKASVYTIWNKIHEQFRDNELHRAVYLEVQFRTLMQGDMDIATYTGKLKCLVDALRDVVLNMLRGLSPKYRHAVPVITAKQPPHNFFSARSYLLLEEKYDAEHDKASVQHALMASGASGSWESEPATLRRVHRAHLLQTWVTAHP; this comes from the coding sequence ATGATCGATCAATGCATCCTTGGATGGCTCTACAACTCCATCTCCAAAGATGTCCGCGCTATCGTGCGCACCGAGAAGGCGTCCGTGTACACCATCTGGAACAAGATCCATGAACAGTTCCGCGACAACGAACTCCATCGCGCGGTGTACCTTGAAGTGCAGTTCCGCACACTCATGCAAGGCGACATGGACATCGCAACCTACACCGGCAAGCTCAAGTGCCTCGTGGACGCCCTGCGCGACGTCGTGCTTAACATGCTTCGTGGTCTTTCCCCCAAATATCGCCACGCTGTACCAGTGATCACCGCCAAGCAGCCTCCCCATAACTTCTTCTCTGCCCGTTCTTATTTGTTATTGGAGGAGAAGTACGATGCCGAACATGACAAGGCCTCTGTGCAACACGCTCTCATGGCCTCTGGTGCCTCCGGATCGTGGGAATCGGAACCAGCGACACTCAGGCGAGTGCATCGCGCCCACCTGCTTCAAACATGGGTGACGGCGCATCCGTGA